One region of Flavobacterium pisciphilum genomic DNA includes:
- a CDS encoding tryptophan 7-halogenase, which yields MIIGGGPAGLATAITLRKHNIPCVVINNHMESTVKLGESLAPSANTVFRKLSLGDVLASEHHSLYVGNNVVWGDSSLRQRYFFNEPYGDGRHLNRTLFEKQLQDVAIERGVVLLENHRLTNIIEEDNKIIVSCSDSDNSTKIITADFIADCSGRASIVAKKMGIKKQTIDNLASYYFITEQSGESLKGMTFIEAVEDGWWYAAPLANNKVIVNFMSDSDLHTTKSVLLKDWLFNKVATTQYLKNYFPSKISSTTEVRIKTATTSLLEKPGGKQWIAVGDALCTYDPLTSFGITNALVSGHNAANAISDSLNGNTDSLSEYITSQMALFNKSVALLQNQYQSEQRWHKHPFWERRQL from the coding sequence ATGTGTTGTAATAAACAATCATATGGAAAGTACCGTTAAACTTGGGGAATCATTGGCTCCAAGTGCCAATACCGTCTTCCGAAAATTAAGTTTGGGAGATGTGTTGGCTTCTGAGCACCATAGCTTATATGTAGGCAATAACGTTGTGTGGGGCGATTCATCGCTCCGCCAGCGTTATTTTTTTAATGAACCTTACGGCGACGGAAGGCATTTGAATCGTACGCTTTTTGAAAAACAGCTTCAGGATGTTGCTATCGAAAGAGGTGTAGTTTTATTAGAAAACCACCGACTTACCAACATTATAGAAGAAGACAATAAAATTATCGTAAGTTGTTCTGATTCTGATAATAGTACAAAAATAATTACTGCCGATTTTATAGCCGATTGTAGTGGCAGAGCTTCAATAGTGGCTAAAAAAATGGGAATTAAGAAGCAGACCATCGATAATCTGGCTTCCTATTATTTTATTACAGAGCAATCAGGGGAATCTTTAAAGGGAATGACCTTTATAGAGGCAGTAGAAGACGGATGGTGGTATGCCGCTCCGCTAGCTAATAATAAGGTAATTGTCAATTTTATGTCGGATAGCGATTTACATACTACAAAGTCAGTTTTGCTAAAAGATTGGTTGTTCAATAAAGTAGCTACAACCCAGTATCTTAAAAATTATTTTCCTTCAAAAATTTCTTCAACAACCGAAGTACGCATTAAAACCGCCACAACTTCTTTATTAGAAAAACCAGGTGGTAAGCAATGGATTGCTGTAGGTGATGCATTATGTACTTACGACCCATTAACTTCTTTTGGAATTACAAATGCACTGGTAAGTGGTCATAATGCTGCCAATGCAATCTCGGATTCTTTAAATGGTAATACGGATTCATTGTCTGAATATATTACTTCTCAAATGGCTTTGTTTAATAAATCAGTTGCATTATTACAAAACCAATATCAATCGGAACAACGCTGGCACAAACATCCTTTTTGGGAAAGACGACAGTTGTAA